The following are encoded in a window of Platichthys flesus chromosome 11, fPlaFle2.1, whole genome shotgun sequence genomic DNA:
- the mex3a gene encoding RNA-binding protein MEX3A, translating to MPSLLVLAGIMEKNGGYGADLAGSGFGSEGLLVPPDEEEDDSRALRVALGQLSLLGLGEGEDGGGAPTTGVQDRSNNNNNHHNHTNNVGGGGDTAILQGKSKLCALYESSSSETKGRGCNITECVPVPSSEHVAEIVGRQGCKIKALRAKTNTYIKTPVRGEEPVFLITGRKEDVALARREIISAAEHFSMLRASRNKLGVSFSGSPPTPLPGQTTIQVRVPYRVVGLVVGPKGSTIKRIQQQTCTYIVTPSRDRDPVFEITGSPSNAERAREEIEAHIAFRTGGLHDHNNENDCMGPNGGSSPAGSSGGLESRLQQVWGLQGGQRKPLTSSYRQNFSDAMIGGGGGGEGGGIYSKSNFSSSGEKNCSYFGSEGTQSWGDPDYPKQVAFYAQQRSKSFGGLPLPLTRLSPGLSDSCGGNNNSSVTSIVPVAGSPHAQARRAHSEPTSAGEGFPGRLPVPDSPPAIARECMTCFESKVTAALVPCGHNLFCMECAIRICELNHPECPVCHTQVTQAIRIFS from the exons ATGCCTAGCCTGCTGGTTCTAGCAGGGATCATGGAGAAAAATGGGGGCTACGGCGCTGATCTGGCCGGCTCCGGCTTCGGCAGCGAGGGTCTCCTCGTGCCGCCCgacgaggaggaagacgacTCCCGTGCCCTCAGGGTCGCGCTGGGCCAGTTGTCTCTGCTGGGGCTCGGGGAAGgcgaggacggcggcggagccCCGACCACGGGAGTACAGGACCGgagcaacaataacaacaaccaccacaaccacaCGAACAACGTCGGGGGCGGCGGGGACACGGCGATCCTGCAAGGGAAGAGCAAGTTGTGCGCCCTGTACGAGAGCTCCTCAAGTGAGACGAAGGGACGCGGCTGCAACATAACAGAATGCGTCCCAGTGCCCAGCTCCGAACATGTGGCCGAGATAGTGGGGAGACAAG GTTGCAAGATTAAAGCCCTGAGGGCCAAGACCAACACCTACATCAAAACCccggtgagaggagaggagcctgtGTTCCTAATCACTGGCCGGAAGGAGGATGTTGCACTGGCCCGCCGTGAAATCATCTCCGCTGCAGAGCACTTCTCCATGCTCCGGGCGTCCCGCAACAAGCTGGGGGTGTCCTTCAGCGGCTCCCCGCCCACACCTTTGCCAGGTCAGACCACCATTCAGGTGAGAGTGCCATACCGGGTTGTGGGGCTGGTAGTGGGGCCTAAAGGATCCACCATCAAGCGCATCCAGCAGCAGACCTGTACGTACATCGTCACTCCCAGTCGAGACCGCGACCCCGTCTTTGAAATCACGGGGTCGCCGAGCAACGCCGAGCGCGCCCGCGAGGAGATAGAAGCACACATCGCCTTCCGAACAGGAGGCCTGCATGACCACAATAATGAGAATGACTGTATGGGGCCGAACGGTGGAAGCAGCCCGGCGGGCAGCAGCGGTGGTCTGGAGAGCCGGCTACAGCAGGTGTGGGGTCTGCAGGGGGGCCAGCGCAAGCCTCTCACCAGCAGCTACCGCCAGAACTTCTCAGATGCCATGAtcggagggggagggggaggtgagggagggggaATCTACAGCAAGAGCAACTTCTCCAGCTCTGGAGAAAAGAACTGCTCTTATTTCGGATCCGAGGGGACCCAGAGCTGGGGCGACCCCGACTACCCCAAACAGGTGGCCTTCTACGCCCAGCAGCGCTCCAAGAGCTTCGGAGGCCTCCCGCTCCCCCTGACCAGACTCTCCCCTGGCTTATCCGATTCCTGCGGAGGCAACAACAACTCCTCAGTCACCAGCATCGTGCCCGTGGCCGGCTCACCTCATGCCCAGGCCCGCCGCGCCCACAGTGAGCCCACTTCAGCCGGCGAGGGCTTCCCCGGCCGCCTGCCAGTTCCGGACTCGCCACCGGCCATCGCGCGGGAGTGCATGACCTGCTTTGAGAGCAAGGTGACGGCTGCCTTGGTGCCCTGTGGCCACAACCTCTTCTGCATGGAGTGCGCCATCCGAATCTGTGAGCTCAACCACCCGGAGTGCCCAGTGTGCCACACCCAGGTCACACAGGCCATCCGAATATTCTCTTAA
- the rab11al gene encoding RAB11a, member RAS oncogene family, like, with protein sequence MSNREDEYDYLFKVVLIGDSGVGKSNLLSRFTRNEFSLESKSTIGVEFATRSIQVEGKTIKAQIWDTAGQERYRAITSAYYRGAVGALLVYDIAKHLTYENAERWLKELQDHADSNIVIMLVGNKSDLRHLRAVPTDEAKSLAEKHGLSFLETSALDSSNVELAFQTILTAIYNIVSQRQMSGRSDTDFSPASNVVPITVEPTQNSSSKGVCCQSN encoded by the exons TGGTGCTGATTGGAGATTCCGGTGTAGGGAAGAGTAACCTGCTGTCCCGCTTCACCAGGAATGAGTTCAGCCTGGAGAGCAAGAGCACCATCGGGGTGGAGTTTGCCACACGCAGCATCCAGGTAGAAGGCAAGACCATCAAGGCTCAGATCTGGGACACCGCTGGACAGGAGCGCTACCGAGCTATCACGTCTGC GTACTACCGTGGAGCAGTTGGAGCGCTCTTGGTTTACGACATCGCCAAGCACCTGACGTATGAAAATGCTGAGCGCtggctgaaggagctgcaggaccACGCAGACAGCAACATAGTCATCATGTTGGTGGGGAACAAAAGTGATCTACGCCACCTCAGGGCGGTGCCCACTGATGAAGCCAAGTCCCTGGCAG AGAAGCATGGCTTGTCTTTCTTGGAGACGTCAGCGTTAGACTCATCCAATGTGGAGCTGGCTTTCCAAACCATTCTCACAG CCATCTACAACATTGTGTCACAGAGGCAAATGTCAGGGCGAAGCGACACAGACTTTTCACCGGCCTCCAACGTAGTGCCCATCACGGTCGAGCCCACCCAGAACTCCAGCAGTAAGGGCGTCTGCTGCCAGTCCAACTAA